One genomic region from Syntrophales bacterium encodes:
- a CDS encoding reverse transcriptase domain-containing protein, protein MQDTEPIKALSTELNRLSEIAAGDSKVKFTSLAHLLTEEFLKDCYRELNHQAAAGIDRVNYATYGEDLEGNITDLVKRLRKKRYRANDIRRVWIPKPDGRQRFLEIPVLEDRIVQRGVAKILSAIYEQDFLDVSYGFREGKSGHDALKTLELSIMKDGAKYLLTENTNIDLQRRKKLSYSTQK, encoded by the coding sequence ATGCAGGACACAGAGCCTATAAAAGCATTGTCAACGGAACTAAATCGGCTATCAGAGATTGCGGCAGGAGATTCAAAGGTTAAATTCACTTCATTAGCCCACCTATTGACCGAAGAATTTCTGAAGGATTGTTATCGCGAGTTGAACCATCAGGCAGCAGCGGGAATAGACCGGGTGAATTATGCAACCTACGGAGAGGATCTGGAGGGAAACATAACAGACCTGGTAAAGCGGCTGCGGAAAAAGCGGTACAGGGCGAACGACATTCGCCGGGTATGGATACCGAAGCCGGATGGAAGGCAGCGGTTTTTAGAAATTCCTGTTCTGGAGGACAGGATTGTACAGAGAGGAGTGGCGAAGATACTGAGCGCCATTTATGAACAAGACTTTCTGGACGTATCCTATGGGTTCCGGGAGGGGAAAAGCGGGCACGATGCGCTTAAGACGCTTGAGTTGAGCATTATGAAAGACGGGGCGAAGTATCTGTTAACGGAGAACACAAACATTGACTTACAGCGTCGGAAGAAACTGAGCTACTCGACTCAAAAATAA